One window of Nicotiana tomentosiformis chromosome 11, ASM39032v3, whole genome shotgun sequence genomic DNA carries:
- the LOC104115906 gene encoding rho GTPase-activating protein 7-like isoform X1, with translation MKMSASLAAFERPRIGTSNTVFKSGPLFISSKGLGWKSWKKRWFILTRTSLVFFKNDPSTLSQRGGEVNLTLGGIDLNNSGSVVVREDKKLLTVLFPDGRDGRAFTLKAETLEDLYEWKTALEHALAHAPSAALVMGHNGIFRNDTGDSIEGSFHQWRDKRPVKSLVVGRPILLALEDIDGGPSFLEKALRFLEKFGTKVEGILRQSADVEEVERRVKEYEQGKTEFVPEEDAHVIGDCVKHVLRELPSSPVPASCCTALLEAYKIDRKEARVNAMRSAILETFPEPNRRLLQRILKMMHTISSHASENRMTPSAVAACMAPLLLRPLLAGECELEDDFDVSGDNSAQLLAAANAANNAQAIITTLLEEYENIFDDDNLHRCSISADSQFGNSGSEESSDDENLDMKDNGYHDAENEVDPDTDDDCERVLSGKLSESSGSAASDLYDYKGFGGDDSDVGSPRDSRVQGVTLKPTVDTQPLAGSNVPFSEQLERCGNEVDGPCELATSESQRSMGEILSSRDPGPPHGVSGPDSHADKTSSKLTPSNLNVKRSTFWGRSSARKTPSTESIDSSGEEELAIQRLEITKNDLRHRIAKEARGNAILQASLERRKQALHERRLALEQDVARLQEQLQAERDLRAALEVGLSMSSGQLSGSRGMDSKTRAELEEIALAEADVARLKQKVAELHHQLNQQRQHHYGSLSDACDRLQHGQNHNSQLKYFQQDFDTTLAFCNHERRQRSEELLGADTRNVKGQVLTSGPSSRQPARKLFLDTTSSDSKSIEASTSLSLDELGAIDSPSVRSTSRTAEQAMDYSRHPSATSSTLVELTTRLDFFKERRSQLMEQLHNLDLNYGSTSQDFMYKPPSPPWN, from the exons ATGAAAATGTCGGCTTCACTTGCTGCATTTGAGCGTCCACGAATTGGTACTTCAAATACG GTTTTCAAGAGTGGGCCACTGTTTATCTCTTCAAAAG GATTAGGTTGGAAGTCATGGAAAAAGCGTTGGTTCATCCTTACACGTACATCTCTGGTCTTTTTCAAGAATGATCCT AGTACACTTTCACAGCGAGGAGGTGAAGTGAATCTAACTCTGGGAGGAATTGACTTGAATAATTCAGGGAG TGTTGTCGTTAGAGAAGATAAAAAGCTTTTGACCGTTCTGTTTCCCGATGGACGTGATGGGCGAGCTTTTACTCTTAAG GCAGAGACATTGGAGGATCTGTACGAGTGGAAGACCGCCCTAGAGCATGCTCTTGCACACGCACCTAGTGCTGCTCTTGTTATGGGACACAATGGCATTTTCCGAAATGACACTGGTGATTCTATTGAAGGGTCTTTCCATCAAT GGAGGGATAAACGTCCTGTTAAATCTTTAGTTGTCGGAAGACCAATTTTGCTCGCCTTAGAAGATATAGATGGAGGCCCATCATTTCTTGAAAAGGCACTGAGGTTTCTCGAGAAGTTTG GAACCAAGGTCGAAGGTATATTGCGACAATCTGCAGATGTCGAGGAAGTGGAGCGGAGAGTAAAAGAATACGAACAAG GAAAAACTGAATTTGTGCCGGAAGAGGATGCTCATGTAATTGGCGACTGCGTCAAG CATGTGCTTCGTGAGCTGCCATCATCTCCTGTTCCTGCTTCCTGTTGCACCGCTTTGTTGGAAGCTTACA AAATCGATCGGAAGGAAGCTCGGGTCAATGCTATGCGCTCTGCCATTCTTGAGACATTTCCTGAACCCAATAGGCGCTTATTACAGAG AATTCTGAAGATGATGCATACAATTTCTTCACATGCATCTGAAAATCGGATGACTCCATCTGCTGTTGCTGCTTGTATGGCACCATTGCTGTTACGCCCTCTTTTAGCGGGTGAATGCGAGTTGGAAGATGACTTTGACGTTAGTGGAGATAACTCTGCTCAGCTTCTTGCTGCCGCTAATGCAGCAAACAATGCCCAGGCTATCATTACGACACTTCTTGAGGAATATGAGAATATTTTTGAT GATGATAATCTTCATAGGTGCTCTATTTCAGCAGATTCTCAATTTGGAAATAGTGGGAGTGAAGAGTCGTCAGATGATGAAAATCTGGATATGAAGGACAATGGTTATCATGATGCTGAAAATGAGGTTGACCCAGACACTGACGATGATTGTGAGCGTGTATTGAGTGGAAAATTAAGTGAAAGCAGTGGCTCTGCTGCCAGTGATCTTTATGATTATAAG GGTTTCGGCGGTGATGATTCAGATGTTGGATCGCCTAGGGATAGTCGTGTACAAGGAGTGACGTTAAAACCAACTGTGGATACTCAGCCCCTTGCAGGTTCTAATGTTCCATTCAGCGAACAGCTGGAAAGATGTGGAAATGAGGTTGATGGTCCTTGTGAATTAGCTACTAGTGAGTCTCAGCGGTCTATGGGTGAAATACTCTCATCTAGGGATCCTGGGCCACCTCATGGTGTCTCCGGACCTGATTCACATGCAGACAAGACTAGCAGCAAGCTAACTCCTTCTAACCTGAATGTCAAAAGATCAACCTTTTGGGGGAGAAGCAGT GCCAGAAAGACGCCATCAACGGAATCAATTGATTCCTCTGGAGAGGAAGA GCTCGCTATACAGAGACTTGAGATTACCAAAAATGACTTGCGCCATAGGATTGCAAAGGAA GCAAGAGGAAATGCAATTCTGCAGGCGAGCTTGGAGAGACGGAAGCAAGCCTTGCATGAGCGCCGCTTGGCTCTTGAGCAAGAT GTTGCAAGACTACAAGAACAGCTACAAGCTGAGAGGGATCTAAGAGCTGCACTGGAAGTTGGTTTGAGCATGTCTTCCGGACAATTGTCGGGCTCTCGTGGTATGGATTCCAAG ACTAGGGCTGAGCTTGAAGAGATAGCCCTGGCAGAAGCAGATGTGGCTAGATTAAAGCAGAAAGTTGCTGAGTTGCATCATCAACTTAATCAGCAACGGCAGCATCACTATGGCTCACTATCTGATGCTTGTGATCGACTTCAACATGGGCAAAACCATAATTCTCAACT GAAGTATTTCCAGCAAGATTTTGACACAACACTTGCTTTCTGTAATCATGAAAGAAGACAGAGAAGTGAG GAATTGCTGGGTGCAGATACGAGGAATGTTAAAGGACAAGTACTGACATCTGGCCCCAGCAGTAGACAACCTGCCCGAAAGCTATTTCTTGATACAACCTCAAGTGATTCCAAGAGTATTGAGGCTTCAACTAGTTTATCCTTGGATGAACTCGGTGCCATTGATTCTCCCTCCGTGCGTTCTACTTCAAGGACCGCTGAG CAGGCGATGGATTATAGCCGACATCCCTCAGCTACATCTTCCACTTTGGTAGAATTAACAACGCGTCTGGACTTCTTCAAAGAAAGACGGTCTCAGCTCATGGAGCAACTCCATAACCTCGACTTAAACTATGGATCAACATCTCAAGACTTTATGTACAAACCTCCATCTCCTCCGTGGAACTGA
- the LOC104115905 gene encoding hydroxyproline O-arabinosyltransferase NOD3, which translates to MIPRKNNMGRVSPLLLVLLALGFFFATYNLVAMIIHNKVGRSNSTEEFDPVPKSGLSGLKASGRKFHVALTATDAPYSKWQCRIMYYWYKKMKDRAGSDMGGFTRVLHSGKPDNLMEEIPTFVVDPLPEGLDRGYIVLNRPWAFVQWLEKAPIEEEYILMAEPDHVFANPLPNLVLGDHPAAFPFFYIKPSEHEKIIRKYYPEELGPVTNVDPIGNSPVIIKKSILEKIAPTWMNVSLRMKDDPETDKAFGWVLEMYGYAVASALHGVRHILRKDFMLQPPWDLEVGKRFIIHYTYGCDYNMKGELTYGKIGEWRFDKRSYLRGPPPKNLTLPPPGVPESVVRLVKMVNEATANIPGWETE; encoded by the exons ATGATACCAAGAAAGAACAACATGGGTCGGGTTTCCCCATTGTTACTGGTGTTACTCGCATTAGGTTTCTTCTTCGCAACGTACAATTTAGTCGCAATGATAATTCACAACAAGGTCGGTAGAAGTAACAGTACTGAAGAGTTCGACCCGGTTCCGAAATCGGGTCTGTCGGGTTTAAAAGCCAGCGGGCGGAAATTCCACGTGGCATTGACGGCGACCGACGCGCCGTACAGTAAGTGGCAGTGTAGGATCATGTATTATTGGTATAAGAAAATGAAGGATCGGGCTGGATCAGATATGGGTGGGTTTACTCGGGTTTTGCATTCGGGCAAACCCGATAATTTGATGGAGGAGATTCCTACTTTTGTTGTTGACCCCCTTCCTGAAGGATTGGATCGG GGTTATATTGTCCTTAACAGACCCTGGGCTTTTGTTCAATGGCTGGAGAAGGCACCAATTGAAGAAGA ATACATTCTAATGGCAGAGCCCGACCATGTATTTGCAAATCCCTTGCCAAACTTGGTTCTTGGCGATCACCCAGCTGCATTCCCCTTTTTCTACATAAAACCATCTGAACATGAGAAAATTATACGAAAATATTATCCAGAGGAGCTGGGCCCAGTGACTAATGTTGATCCAATTGGAAATTCTCCAGTAATAATTAAAAAG TCCATTTTGGAGAAAATTGCTCCCACATGGATGAATGTTTCCTTGAGGATGAAAGACGATCCAGAAACTGACAAGGCTTTTGGCTGGGTTCTAGAAAT GTACGGCTATGCTGTGGCATCCGCTTTACATGGTGTACGGCACATTCTTCGTAAGGACTTCATGCTACAG CCCCCATGGGATCTGGAAGTTGGCAAGCGGTTCATCATTCATTATACCTATGGATGTGATTATAATATGAAG GGAGAGTTGACATATGGAAAGATTGGTGAATGGAGATTTGACAAAAGATCTTACCTTCGCGGTCCTCCACCAAAGAATCTCACTTTGCCCCCTCCAGGGGTTCCCGAAAGTGTG GTAAGATTAGTGAAGATGGTTAACGAAGCTACTGCTAATATCCCTGGATGGGAAACAGAGTGA
- the LOC104115906 gene encoding rho GTPase-activating protein 7-like isoform X3 yields MKMSASLAAFERPRIGTSNTVFKSGPLFISSKGLGWKSWKKRWFILTRTSLVFFKNDPSTLSQRGGEVNLTLGGIDLNNSGSVVVREDKKLLTVLFPDGRDGRAFTLKAETLEDLYEWKTALEHALAHAPSAALVMGHNGIFRNDTGDSIEGSFHQWRDKRPVKSLVVGRPILLALEDIDGGPSFLEKALRFLEKFGTKVEGILRQSADVEEVERRVKEYEQGKTEFVPEEDAHVIGDCVKHVLRELPSSPVPASCCTALLEAYKIDRKEARVNAMRSAILETFPEPNRRLLQRILKMMHTISSHASENRMTPSAVAACMAPLLLRPLLAGECELEDDFDVSGDNSAQLLAAANAANNAQAIITTLLEEYENIFDDDNLHRCSISADSQFGNSGSEESSDDENLDMKDNGYHDAENEVDPDTDDDCERVLSGKLSESSGSAASDLYDYKGFGGDDSDVGSPRDSRVQGVTLKPTVDTQPLAGSNVPFSEQLERCGNEVDGPCELATSESQRSMGEILSSRDPGPPHGVSGPDSHADKTSSKLTPSNLNVKRSTFWGRSSARKTPSTESIDSSGEEELAIQRLEITKNDLRHRIAKEARGNAILQASLERRKQALHERRLALEQDVARLQEQLQAERDLRAALEVGLSMSSGQLSGSRGMDSKTRAELEEIALAEADVARLKQKVAELHHQLNQQRQHHYGSLSDACDRLQHGQNHNSQL; encoded by the exons ATGAAAATGTCGGCTTCACTTGCTGCATTTGAGCGTCCACGAATTGGTACTTCAAATACG GTTTTCAAGAGTGGGCCACTGTTTATCTCTTCAAAAG GATTAGGTTGGAAGTCATGGAAAAAGCGTTGGTTCATCCTTACACGTACATCTCTGGTCTTTTTCAAGAATGATCCT AGTACACTTTCACAGCGAGGAGGTGAAGTGAATCTAACTCTGGGAGGAATTGACTTGAATAATTCAGGGAG TGTTGTCGTTAGAGAAGATAAAAAGCTTTTGACCGTTCTGTTTCCCGATGGACGTGATGGGCGAGCTTTTACTCTTAAG GCAGAGACATTGGAGGATCTGTACGAGTGGAAGACCGCCCTAGAGCATGCTCTTGCACACGCACCTAGTGCTGCTCTTGTTATGGGACACAATGGCATTTTCCGAAATGACACTGGTGATTCTATTGAAGGGTCTTTCCATCAAT GGAGGGATAAACGTCCTGTTAAATCTTTAGTTGTCGGAAGACCAATTTTGCTCGCCTTAGAAGATATAGATGGAGGCCCATCATTTCTTGAAAAGGCACTGAGGTTTCTCGAGAAGTTTG GAACCAAGGTCGAAGGTATATTGCGACAATCTGCAGATGTCGAGGAAGTGGAGCGGAGAGTAAAAGAATACGAACAAG GAAAAACTGAATTTGTGCCGGAAGAGGATGCTCATGTAATTGGCGACTGCGTCAAG CATGTGCTTCGTGAGCTGCCATCATCTCCTGTTCCTGCTTCCTGTTGCACCGCTTTGTTGGAAGCTTACA AAATCGATCGGAAGGAAGCTCGGGTCAATGCTATGCGCTCTGCCATTCTTGAGACATTTCCTGAACCCAATAGGCGCTTATTACAGAG AATTCTGAAGATGATGCATACAATTTCTTCACATGCATCTGAAAATCGGATGACTCCATCTGCTGTTGCTGCTTGTATGGCACCATTGCTGTTACGCCCTCTTTTAGCGGGTGAATGCGAGTTGGAAGATGACTTTGACGTTAGTGGAGATAACTCTGCTCAGCTTCTTGCTGCCGCTAATGCAGCAAACAATGCCCAGGCTATCATTACGACACTTCTTGAGGAATATGAGAATATTTTTGAT GATGATAATCTTCATAGGTGCTCTATTTCAGCAGATTCTCAATTTGGAAATAGTGGGAGTGAAGAGTCGTCAGATGATGAAAATCTGGATATGAAGGACAATGGTTATCATGATGCTGAAAATGAGGTTGACCCAGACACTGACGATGATTGTGAGCGTGTATTGAGTGGAAAATTAAGTGAAAGCAGTGGCTCTGCTGCCAGTGATCTTTATGATTATAAG GGTTTCGGCGGTGATGATTCAGATGTTGGATCGCCTAGGGATAGTCGTGTACAAGGAGTGACGTTAAAACCAACTGTGGATACTCAGCCCCTTGCAGGTTCTAATGTTCCATTCAGCGAACAGCTGGAAAGATGTGGAAATGAGGTTGATGGTCCTTGTGAATTAGCTACTAGTGAGTCTCAGCGGTCTATGGGTGAAATACTCTCATCTAGGGATCCTGGGCCACCTCATGGTGTCTCCGGACCTGATTCACATGCAGACAAGACTAGCAGCAAGCTAACTCCTTCTAACCTGAATGTCAAAAGATCAACCTTTTGGGGGAGAAGCAGT GCCAGAAAGACGCCATCAACGGAATCAATTGATTCCTCTGGAGAGGAAGA GCTCGCTATACAGAGACTTGAGATTACCAAAAATGACTTGCGCCATAGGATTGCAAAGGAA GCAAGAGGAAATGCAATTCTGCAGGCGAGCTTGGAGAGACGGAAGCAAGCCTTGCATGAGCGCCGCTTGGCTCTTGAGCAAGAT GTTGCAAGACTACAAGAACAGCTACAAGCTGAGAGGGATCTAAGAGCTGCACTGGAAGTTGGTTTGAGCATGTCTTCCGGACAATTGTCGGGCTCTCGTGGTATGGATTCCAAG ACTAGGGCTGAGCTTGAAGAGATAGCCCTGGCAGAAGCAGATGTGGCTAGATTAAAGCAGAAAGTTGCTGAGTTGCATCATCAACTTAATCAGCAACGGCAGCATCACTATGGCTCACTATCTGATGCTTGTGATCGACTTCAACATGGGCAAAACCATAATTCTCAACTGTAA
- the LOC104115906 gene encoding rho GTPase-activating protein 7-like isoform X2, with protein MKMSASLAAFERPRIGTSNTVFKSGPLFISSKGLGWKSWKKRWFILTRTSLVFFKNDPSTLSQRGGEVNLTLGGIDLNNSGSVVVREDKKLLTVLFPDGRDGRAFTLKAETLEDLYEWKTALEHALAHAPSAALVMGHNGIFRNDTGDSIEGSFHQWRDKRPVKSLVVGRPILLALEDIDGGPSFLEKALRFLEKFGTKVEGILRQSADVEEVERRVKEYEQGKTEFVPEEDAHVIGDCVKHVLRELPSSPVPASCCTALLEAYKIDRKEARVNAMRSAILETFPEPNRRLLQRILKMMHTISSHASENRMTPSAVAACMAPLLLRPLLAGECELEDDFDVSGDNSAQLLAAANAANNAQAIITTLLEEYENIFDDDNLHRCSISADSQFGNSGSEESSDDENLDMKDNGYHDAENEVDPDTDDDCERVLSGKLSESSGSAASDLYDYKGFGGDDSDVGSPRDSRVQGVTLKPTVDTQPLAGSNVPFSEQLERCGNEVDGPCELATSESQRSMGEILSSRDPGPPHGVSGPDSHADKTSSKLTPSNLNVKRSTFWGRSSARKTPSTESIDSSGEEELAIQRLEITKNDLRHRIAKEARGNAILQASLERRKQALHERRLALEQDVARLQEQLQAERDLRAALEVGLSMSSGQLSGSRGMDSKTRAELEEIALAEADVARLKQKVAELHHQLNQQRQHHYGSLSDACDRLQHGQNHNSQLKYFQQDFDTTLAFCNHERRQRSEELLGADTRNVKGQVLTSGPSSRQPARKLFLDTTSSDSKSIEASTSLSLDELGAIDSPSVRSTSRTAEAMDYSRHPSATSSTLVELTTRLDFFKERRSQLMEQLHNLDLNYGSTSQDFMYKPPSPPWN; from the exons ATGAAAATGTCGGCTTCACTTGCTGCATTTGAGCGTCCACGAATTGGTACTTCAAATACG GTTTTCAAGAGTGGGCCACTGTTTATCTCTTCAAAAG GATTAGGTTGGAAGTCATGGAAAAAGCGTTGGTTCATCCTTACACGTACATCTCTGGTCTTTTTCAAGAATGATCCT AGTACACTTTCACAGCGAGGAGGTGAAGTGAATCTAACTCTGGGAGGAATTGACTTGAATAATTCAGGGAG TGTTGTCGTTAGAGAAGATAAAAAGCTTTTGACCGTTCTGTTTCCCGATGGACGTGATGGGCGAGCTTTTACTCTTAAG GCAGAGACATTGGAGGATCTGTACGAGTGGAAGACCGCCCTAGAGCATGCTCTTGCACACGCACCTAGTGCTGCTCTTGTTATGGGACACAATGGCATTTTCCGAAATGACACTGGTGATTCTATTGAAGGGTCTTTCCATCAAT GGAGGGATAAACGTCCTGTTAAATCTTTAGTTGTCGGAAGACCAATTTTGCTCGCCTTAGAAGATATAGATGGAGGCCCATCATTTCTTGAAAAGGCACTGAGGTTTCTCGAGAAGTTTG GAACCAAGGTCGAAGGTATATTGCGACAATCTGCAGATGTCGAGGAAGTGGAGCGGAGAGTAAAAGAATACGAACAAG GAAAAACTGAATTTGTGCCGGAAGAGGATGCTCATGTAATTGGCGACTGCGTCAAG CATGTGCTTCGTGAGCTGCCATCATCTCCTGTTCCTGCTTCCTGTTGCACCGCTTTGTTGGAAGCTTACA AAATCGATCGGAAGGAAGCTCGGGTCAATGCTATGCGCTCTGCCATTCTTGAGACATTTCCTGAACCCAATAGGCGCTTATTACAGAG AATTCTGAAGATGATGCATACAATTTCTTCACATGCATCTGAAAATCGGATGACTCCATCTGCTGTTGCTGCTTGTATGGCACCATTGCTGTTACGCCCTCTTTTAGCGGGTGAATGCGAGTTGGAAGATGACTTTGACGTTAGTGGAGATAACTCTGCTCAGCTTCTTGCTGCCGCTAATGCAGCAAACAATGCCCAGGCTATCATTACGACACTTCTTGAGGAATATGAGAATATTTTTGAT GATGATAATCTTCATAGGTGCTCTATTTCAGCAGATTCTCAATTTGGAAATAGTGGGAGTGAAGAGTCGTCAGATGATGAAAATCTGGATATGAAGGACAATGGTTATCATGATGCTGAAAATGAGGTTGACCCAGACACTGACGATGATTGTGAGCGTGTATTGAGTGGAAAATTAAGTGAAAGCAGTGGCTCTGCTGCCAGTGATCTTTATGATTATAAG GGTTTCGGCGGTGATGATTCAGATGTTGGATCGCCTAGGGATAGTCGTGTACAAGGAGTGACGTTAAAACCAACTGTGGATACTCAGCCCCTTGCAGGTTCTAATGTTCCATTCAGCGAACAGCTGGAAAGATGTGGAAATGAGGTTGATGGTCCTTGTGAATTAGCTACTAGTGAGTCTCAGCGGTCTATGGGTGAAATACTCTCATCTAGGGATCCTGGGCCACCTCATGGTGTCTCCGGACCTGATTCACATGCAGACAAGACTAGCAGCAAGCTAACTCCTTCTAACCTGAATGTCAAAAGATCAACCTTTTGGGGGAGAAGCAGT GCCAGAAAGACGCCATCAACGGAATCAATTGATTCCTCTGGAGAGGAAGA GCTCGCTATACAGAGACTTGAGATTACCAAAAATGACTTGCGCCATAGGATTGCAAAGGAA GCAAGAGGAAATGCAATTCTGCAGGCGAGCTTGGAGAGACGGAAGCAAGCCTTGCATGAGCGCCGCTTGGCTCTTGAGCAAGAT GTTGCAAGACTACAAGAACAGCTACAAGCTGAGAGGGATCTAAGAGCTGCACTGGAAGTTGGTTTGAGCATGTCTTCCGGACAATTGTCGGGCTCTCGTGGTATGGATTCCAAG ACTAGGGCTGAGCTTGAAGAGATAGCCCTGGCAGAAGCAGATGTGGCTAGATTAAAGCAGAAAGTTGCTGAGTTGCATCATCAACTTAATCAGCAACGGCAGCATCACTATGGCTCACTATCTGATGCTTGTGATCGACTTCAACATGGGCAAAACCATAATTCTCAACT GAAGTATTTCCAGCAAGATTTTGACACAACACTTGCTTTCTGTAATCATGAAAGAAGACAGAGAAGTGAG GAATTGCTGGGTGCAGATACGAGGAATGTTAAAGGACAAGTACTGACATCTGGCCCCAGCAGTAGACAACCTGCCCGAAAGCTATTTCTTGATACAACCTCAAGTGATTCCAAGAGTATTGAGGCTTCAACTAGTTTATCCTTGGATGAACTCGGTGCCATTGATTCTCCCTCCGTGCGTTCTACTTCAAGGACCGCTGAG GCGATGGATTATAGCCGACATCCCTCAGCTACATCTTCCACTTTGGTAGAATTAACAACGCGTCTGGACTTCTTCAAAGAAAGACGGTCTCAGCTCATGGAGCAACTCCATAACCTCGACTTAAACTATGGATCAACATCTCAAGACTTTATGTACAAACCTCCATCTCCTCCGTGGAACTGA